Proteins encoded together in one Miscanthus floridulus cultivar M001 chromosome 16, ASM1932011v1, whole genome shotgun sequence window:
- the LOC136513289 gene encoding pyruvate decarboxylase 1-like has product METLLVGNPANGVAKPMCNGVGALPVTNSHAVIATAPPVTTVAPAGATLGRHLARRLVQIGASDVFAVPGDFNLTLLDYLIAEPGLSLVGCCNELNAGYAADGYARSRGVGACAVTFTVGGLSVLNAIAGAYSENLPVICIVGGPNSNDYGTNRILHHTIGLPDFSQELRCFQTITCYQAVINNLDDAHEQIDTAIATALRESKPVYISVSCNLAGLSHPTFSREPVPLFISPRLSNKANLEYAVEAAAEFLNKAVKPVMVGGPKIRVAKAREAFAGVADASGYPFAVMPSAKGLVPEHHPRFIGTYWGAVSTTFCAEIVESADAYLFAGPIFNDYSSVGYSLLLKREKAVIVQPDRVVVGNGPAFGCILMSEFLSALAKRLRCNTTAYDNYRRIFVPDREPLNGKPDELLRVNILFKHIKGMLSGETAVVAETGDSWFNCQKLRLPEGCGYEFQMQYGSIGWSVGATLGYAQAAKDKRVIACIGDGSFQVTAQDVSTMLRCGQKSIIFLINNGGYTIEVEIHDGPYNVIKNWDYTGLINAIHNSDGNCWTMKVRTEAELKEAIATATGAKKDCLCFIEVIVHKDDTSKELLEWGSRVSAANSRPPNPQ; this is encoded by the exons ATGGAGACCCTCCTGGTCGGCAACCCCGCCAACGGCGTGGCGAAGCCGATGTGCAACGGCGTCGGCGCTCTGCCCGTGACCAACTCCCACGCCGTCATCGCCACGGCGCCGCCGGTGACGACGGTGGCCCCGGCGGGCGCCACGCTCGGCCGGCACCTGGCGCGGCGGCTCGTGCAGATCGGCGCCTCCGACGTGTTCGCCGTCCCCGGGGACTTCAACCTCACCCTGCTCGACTACCTCATCGCGGAGCCGGGGCTGAGCCTCGTCGGCTGCTGCAACGAGCTCAACGCCGGGTACGCCGCCGACGGGTACGCGCGGTCGCGGGGCGTCGGCGCCTGCGCcgtcacgttcaccgtcggcggGCTCAGCGTGCTCAACGCCATCGCCGGCGCGTACAGCGAGAACCTCCCCGTGATCTGCATCGTGGGCGGGCCCAACTCCAACGACTACGGCACCAACCGCATCCTGCACCACACCATCGGCCTCCCGGACTTCTCCCAGGAGCTCCGCTGCTTCCAGACCATCACCTGCTACCAGGCCGTCATCAACAACCTGGACGACGCGCACGAGCAGATCGACACGGCCATCGCGACGGCGCTGAGGGAGAGCAAGCCCGTGTACATCAGCGTCAGCTGCAACCTGGCCGGCCTCTCCCACCCGACCTTCAGCCGGGAGCCGGTGCCCCTGTTCATCTCGCCCAGGCTGAGCAACAAGGCGAACCTCGAGTACGCCGTGGAGGCCGCGGCGGAGTTCCTGAACAAGGCGGTGAAGCCGGTGATGGTGGGCGGGCCCAAGATCCGGGTGGCCAAGGCCAGGGAGGCGTTCGCCGGCGTCGCGGACGCCAGCGGGTACCCTTTCGCCGTGATGCCGTCCGCCAAGGGCCTGGTGCCGGAGCACCACCCGCGGTTCATCGGCACCTACTGGGGCGCCGTGAGCACCACGTTCTGCGCCGAGATCGTGGAGTCCGCGGACGCGTACCTCTTCGCGGGCCCCATCTTCAACGATTACAGCTCCGTCGGCTACTCCCTCCTGCTCAAGCGGGAGAAGGCCGTCATCGTGCAGCCCGACCGCGTGGTGGTCGGCAACGGCCCGGCGTTCGGGTGCATCCTCATGTCCGAGTTCCTCAGCGCGCTCGCCAAGCGCCTCAGGTGCAACACCACGGCGTACGACAACTACCGCCGGATCTTCGTCCCCGACCGCGAGCCGCTCAACGGCAAGCCCGACGAGCTGCTGAGGGTGAACATCCTCTTCAAGCACATCAAGGGCATGCTGTCCGGCGAGACCGCCGTCGTCGCCGAGACCGGCGACTCGTGGTTCAACTGCCAGAAGCTCAGGCTTCCCGAGGGCTGCGG GTACGAGTTCCAGATGCAGTACGGCTCGATCGGGTGGTCGGTCGGCGCGACGCTCGGGTACGCCCAGGCGGCCAAGGACAAGCGTGTCATCGCGTGCATCGGCGATGGAAGCTTCCAGGTGACGGCGCAAGACGTGTCGACGATGCTTCGGTGCGGGCAGAAGAGCATCATCTTCCTCATCAACAACGGCGGGTACACCATCGAGGTGGAGATCCACGACGGCCCGTACAACGTGATCAAGAACTGGGACTACACGGGCCTCATCAACGCCATCCACAACTCCGACGGCAACTGCTGGACCATGAAGGTTCGGACGGAGGCAGAGCTCAAGGAGGCGATCGCCACGGCGACGGGCGCCAAGAAAGACTGCCTCTGCTTCATCGAGGTGATCGTGCACAAGGACGACACGAGCAAGGAGCTCCTCGAGTGGGGCTCCAGGGTCTCCGCCGCCAACAGCAGGCCGCCCAACCCCCAGTGA